One region of Coregonus clupeaformis isolate EN_2021a chromosome 31, ASM2061545v1, whole genome shotgun sequence genomic DNA includes:
- the six2a gene encoding homeobox protein SIX2a isoform X1, giving the protein MSMLPTFGFTQEQVACVCEVLQQGGNIERLGRFLWSLPACEHLHKNESVLKAKAVVAFHRGNFRELYKILESHQFSPHNHPKLQQLWLKAHYVEAEKLRGRPLGAVGKYRVRRKFPLPRSIWDGEETSYCFKEKSRSVLREWYTHNPYPSPREKRELAEGTGLTTTQVSNWFKNRRQRDRAAEAKERYEENNENSNTNSHNPLTSSMNGNKTLLGSSDDDKTPSGTPDNTSSTPAMLLASNSGLQMHGLAPPPGPSAMPVSSHDSVHHHHSLHDTILNPMSSNLVDLGS; this is encoded by the exons ATGTCTATGCTTCCAACTTTTGGCTTTACGCAAGAGCAAGTTGCTTGCGTCTGCGAGGTCCTCCAACAGGGTGGAAACATTGAACGGCTCGGGCGCTTTTTGTGGTCTTTACCCGCGTGTGAGCATCTCCACAAAAATGAAAGTGTTCTCAAAGCTAAAGCTGTGGTCGCATTCCACAGAGGAAATTTCAGAGAGCTTTATAAGATCCTTGAGAGCCACCAATTTTCCCCTCACAACCATCCGAAGCTGCAGCAGCTGTGGCTCAAAGCGCACTACGTCGAGGCGGAGAAGCTCCGAGGCCGCCCTCTCGGGGCTGTGGGAAAGTACCGCGTCCGCAGAAAGTTCCCCCTGCCTCGGTCAATCTGGGACGGCGAGGAGACAAGTTACTGTTTCAAAGAGAAGAGCCGGAGCGTACTCAGAGAATGGTACACGCATAACCCCTACCCTTCCCCGCGAGAGAAGAGGGAGCTCGCCGAAGGCACCGGGTTGACAACCACACAAGTCAGTAACTGGTTCAAAAACAGACGGCAAAGAGACCGCGCCGCAGAAGCTAAGGAAAGGTACGA GGAAAACAATGAAAACTCCAACACCAACAGCCACAACCCATTGACTTCTTCCATGAATGGAAATAAAACACTTTTGGGGAGCTCAGACGACGACAAAACGCCTTCAGGGACTCCGGATAACACCTCGTCGACTCCGGCTATGCTCCTCGCTTCAAACTCGGGGCTGCAGATGCACGGCCTAGCGCCTCCGCCCGGGCCTAGCGCCATGCCAGTGTCCAGCCATGACTCTGTGCACCATCATCACTCTTTGCACGACACTATACTGAACCCTATGTCGTCCAACCTGGTCGACCTCGGCTCTTAA
- the six2a gene encoding homeobox protein SIX2a isoform X2 — MSMLPTFGFTQEQVACVCEVLQQGGNIERLGRFLWSLPACEHLHKNESVLKAKAVVAFHRGNFRELYKILESHQFSPHNHPKLQQLWLKAHYVEAEKLRGRPLGAVGKYRVRRKFPLPRSIWDGEETSYCFKEKSRSVLREWYTHNPYPSPREKRELAEGTGLTTTQVSNWFKNRRQRDRAAEAKERENNENSNTNSHNPLTSSMNGNKTLLGSSDDDKTPSGTPDNTSSTPAMLLASNSGLQMHGLAPPPGPSAMPVSSHDSVHHHHSLHDTILNPMSSNLVDLGS; from the exons ATGTCTATGCTTCCAACTTTTGGCTTTACGCAAGAGCAAGTTGCTTGCGTCTGCGAGGTCCTCCAACAGGGTGGAAACATTGAACGGCTCGGGCGCTTTTTGTGGTCTTTACCCGCGTGTGAGCATCTCCACAAAAATGAAAGTGTTCTCAAAGCTAAAGCTGTGGTCGCATTCCACAGAGGAAATTTCAGAGAGCTTTATAAGATCCTTGAGAGCCACCAATTTTCCCCTCACAACCATCCGAAGCTGCAGCAGCTGTGGCTCAAAGCGCACTACGTCGAGGCGGAGAAGCTCCGAGGCCGCCCTCTCGGGGCTGTGGGAAAGTACCGCGTCCGCAGAAAGTTCCCCCTGCCTCGGTCAATCTGGGACGGCGAGGAGACAAGTTACTGTTTCAAAGAGAAGAGCCGGAGCGTACTCAGAGAATGGTACACGCATAACCCCTACCCTTCCCCGCGAGAGAAGAGGGAGCTCGCCGAAGGCACCGGGTTGACAACCACACAAGTCAGTAACTGGTTCAAAAACAGACGGCAAAGAGACCGCGCCGCAGAAGCTAAGGAAAG GGAAAACAATGAAAACTCCAACACCAACAGCCACAACCCATTGACTTCTTCCATGAATGGAAATAAAACACTTTTGGGGAGCTCAGACGACGACAAAACGCCTTCAGGGACTCCGGATAACACCTCGTCGACTCCGGCTATGCTCCTCGCTTCAAACTCGGGGCTGCAGATGCACGGCCTAGCGCCTCCGCCCGGGCCTAGCGCCATGCCAGTGTCCAGCCATGACTCTGTGCACCATCATCACTCTTTGCACGACACTATACTGAACCCTATGTCGTCCAACCTGGTCGACCTCGGCTCTTAA